Genomic segment of Mycolicibacterium psychrotolerans:
GGCCAGCAGCTCGCGGACCTCCATCTCGACGAGCTCGATGAGCTCCTCGTCGTCCACCGCGTCGGCCTTGTTCAGCGCGACCAGGATGTAGGGCACGCCCACCTGGCGGGCCAGCAGCACGTGCTCGCGGGTCTGCGGCATCGGGCCGTCAGTGGCGGCGACCACCAGGATCGCGCCGTCCATCTGGGCGGCACCGGTGATCATGTTCTTGATGTAGTCAGCGTGACCGGGGGCGTCGACGTGTGCGTAGTGACGCTTGTCGGTCTGGTACTCCACGTGGGAGATGTTGATCGTGATACCGCGCTGACGCTCCTCGGGCGCATTGTCGATCTGGTCGAATGCGCGCGACTCGTTCAAATCGGGGAACTTGTCGTGCAGAACCTTGGTGATCGCTGCGGTCAGCGTGGTCTTGCCGTGGTCAACGTGACCGATGGTCCCGATGTTGACGTGCGGCTTCGTCCGCTCGAACTTCGCCTTCGCCACTGTGTTGTCCTCCTGGACTGTGTTGGTGCTTTCTGTAAAGCAGTTTCGATGTGTTCAGTTGTGTGGTCTTACCAGACCCGAAAGAACGCGGGCTTACTGACCGACCCAAATGGGGCCGTTCACTTCGTTCACTGGCCCGTCGCCTTCGCGATGATCTCCTTCGACACGTTCGCTGGAACCTCGGCGTACGAGTCGAACACCATGGAGTAGTTCGCCCGGCCCTGGGTCTTCGACCGGAGGTCGCCGACGTAGCCGAACATCTCCGACAGGGGCACATGCGCCTTGACGACGCGGGCACCGCTGCGCTCCTCCATGGCCTGGATCTGACCACGGCGGGAGTTCAGGTCGCCGATCACTTCACCCATGTAGTCCTCGGGTGTCGTGACCTCGACGGCCATGACCGGTTCCAGGATGACCGGCTGCGCCTGGGCGGCAGCCTTCTTCAGCGCCTGCGAGCCGGCCACCTTGAAGGCCATCTCCGACGAGTCCACCTCGTGGAAGGCGCCGTCGAGCAGCGTGACCTTCACATTGACCAACGGGTATCCGGCCAGCACGCCGTACTGCATGGCGTCCTGGGCTCCGGCGTCGACCGACGGGATGTACTCGCGCGGGATGCGACCGCCGGTGACCTTGTTCTCGAACTCATAGGTGGCGCCGTCTTCACCGACGAAGGGCTCGAGGGCGATGAGCACCTTCGCGAACTGGCCCGAGCCGCCCGTCTGCTTCTTGTGGGTGAACTCGACCTTGTCGACGGCGCGCTTGATGGTCTCCTTGTAGGCCACCTGCGGCTTGCCGACGTTGGCCTCGACCTTGAACTCGCGCTTCATGCGGTCGACGAGGATGTCGAGGTGCAGCTCGCCCATACCGCCGATGACGGTCTGGCCGGTCTCTTGATCCAGGTGCACCTTGAAGGTCGGATCCTCTTCGGCGAGCTTCTGAATCGCGGTACCCAGCTTCTCCTGATCGCTCTTGGTCTTGGGCTCGATCGCCACCTCGATCACGGGATCGGGGAAGGTCATCGACTCCAGCACCACCTGCTGGTTCGGATCGCTCAGCGTGTCACCGGTCGTGGTGTCCTTCAGACCGATCACGGCGTAGATGTGGCCGGCCGCCGCACGCTCGACCGGGTTCTCCTTGTTGGAGTGCATCTGGAACAGCTTGCCCAGCCGCTCCTTCTTGCCCTTGGTCGCGTTGATGACCTGGCTGCCCGACTCGACGGTGCCCGAGTAGACGCGCACGTAGGTCAGCTTGCCGAAGAACGGGTGCGTGGCGACCTTGAATGCCAGCGCCGAGAACGGCTCGTCGGTGGACGGCTTGCGGGTGATCTCCTCGTCCTCCTTGCCGGGCGCATGGCCGACGGCAGGCGGGACGTCCAGCGGCGACGGCAGGTAGTCGATGACCGCGTCCAGCATGGGCTGCACGCCCTTGTTCTTGAACGCCGAGCCGCACAGCACGAGGTAGGCCTGCGAGCTGATCGTCAGCTTGCGCAGCGCGCCCTTGATCTCCTCGATCGTGAGCTCTTCGCCGCCGAAGTACTTCTCCAGCAGGGCCTCGTCGGTCTCGGCGACCGCCTCGAGCAGCTTGGTGCGGTACTCGTCGGCCTTCTCCTGCAGATCGGCGGGGATGTCGACGACGTCGTACTTCTCGCCGAGCTTGGCCTCGGCGCTCCACACCTTGGCCTTCATCTCGACCAGGTCGACGACGCCGGAGAAGTCACCCTCGGAGCCGATCGGCAGCTGGATCGGGATGACGTTGGCGCCGAGGCGCTCCTCCATCGTGCGCACGGAGAAGTAGAAGTCGGCGCCGATCTTGTCCATCTTGTTGACGAAGCAGATGCGCGGGACGTCGTACTTGTCGGCTTGGCGCCAGACCTGCTCGGACTGCGGCTCCACGCCTTCCTTGCCGTCGAAGACGGCCACGGCGCCGTCGAGCACGCGCAGCGAACGCTCCACCTCGACGGTGAAGTCGACGTGGCCGGGGGTGTCGATGATGTTGATCTGGTTGTCGTTCCAGAAGCAGGTGGTGGCAGCCGAGGTGATCGTGATCCCTCGCTCCTGCTCCTGCTCCATCCAGTCCATCGTGGCGGCACCGTCGTGCACCTCACCGATCTTGTAGCTGATACCGGTGTAGTAGAGGATGCGCTCGGTCGTCGTCGTCTTGCCGGCATCGATGTGCGCCATGATGCCGATGTTGCGGACCTTCGTGAGGTCGGTCAGCACGTCCTGTGCCACGGCTAGATTCCCACTCTTTCGCTTGCTTGTCGGGTGTTCCGTTGCGCCCTGCGGTCGTCAGTGACTGGATGTCGCCGCCGGGCGGCTCCGGTGACTGCAGGGTGTGCAATCACCAGCGGTAGTGCGCGAAGGCGCGGTTGGCCTCGGCCATCTTGTGGGTGTCCTCGCGGCGCTTGACCGCGGCACCCAGGCCGTTGCTGGCATCGAGGATCTCGTTGGCCAGACGCTCGACCATGGTCTTCTCGCGGCGTTGCTTGGAGAAGCTGACCAGCCAGCGCAGCGCCAGCGTCACCGAGCGGTCCGGACGAACCTCGACCGGAACCTGGTAGGTGGCGCCACCGACGCGGCGGCTGCGGACCTCGAGCGAGGGCTTGACGTTGTCCATGGCCCGCTTGAGCGTGACCACCGGATCAGTGCCGGTCTTGTCCCGGGCCTGTTCGAGCGCACCATAGACAATGCGCTCGGCCAGTGATTTCTTCCCGTCCAGCAGCACCTTGTTCACCAGCTGGGTGACCAGCTGCGAGCCGTAAACGGGGTCGTTGACCAACGGACGCTTGGGCGCCGGTCCCTTGCGCGGCATCAGCTCTTCTCCTTCTTCGCGCCGTAGCGGCTGCGGGCCTGCTTGCGGTTCTTCACGCCCTGAGTGTCCAGCGAGCCGCGGATGATCTTGTAGCGCACACCGGGAAGGTCCTTCACACGACCACCGCGCACCAGCACCATCGAGTGCTCCTGCAGGTTGTGGCCCTCGCCCGGGATGTAGGCGGTGACCTCGACCGCGCTGGTCAGTCGCACACGCGCGACCTTGCGAAGTGCCGAGTTCGGCTTCTTCGGGGTCGTGGTGTAGACGCGGGTGCACACACCGCGACGCTGCGGGCTGCCCTTAAGCGCCGCGGTCTTCACCTTGGCGATCTTGTCGCGGCGACCCTTACGGACCAGCTGGTTGATGGTTGGCATGTACCGGCTTCCTGTGTTGCTTGCGTCTTCTTCTTTAAGTTTCGTGTCGCGGGCTACCCCGCATCCGGGCGTGTCGCATGCGGCCGCCGCGTGAATCTCGGAGTAATTTCCAAGGCGCCCGCGGCGCGTTGACATGCAAAGTGGCCCGGCGTGCAGGCGTGCTTGTGACTCAGTCAAGCCTCAAGCGCCTTATCTGCCAGGCACGACGATCCACGATACCAGGGCCGCGGACCTCGACAAAACCCGCTGACCTGCGCAACTGCCGCTGTGACCCGTCATCGGTGCCGCATACCGGCGGCGAGCCGCATCACCATGTCGCTGAACACCGCGTCGGCGTCGAGGCCGCTCATCACCCCGGTCATCTCCAGCAGCACGAACCCGTGCATGGCAGACCAGAACTCCAGCGCGGCGTAGAACGCCGACTCCGCGTCCAGGCCGTAGGCCGACAACACCGCGATCACCGGAGCGGCTGCGGCGTGCGTGGCCTCGGTGAACTCCGGGTCGTCGCCGCCGAGCGGCATCCGGGTGAACGCCGAGTACCGGCCCGGGTGGTGGTGCGCGTAGCTGCGGTAGGCGCCGGCCATCACCATCACCGCGTCATCGGGCGTGCGGCCCTGGCCGACGGTGTTGAGCATGTCGATGATGTCGCCGACCACCCGCATCCGCACCGAGCGGCGCAAATCGTCGAGGCTGTGCACGTGGTTGTACAGCGACGGACCCTTGGTGCCGAGTTGATTGGCCAGCGCGTTGATGGTCAGCGCGTCCCAGCCCTCGCGGTCCAGGAACGTCAGCGCGGCGTTGACGATGGCCCCGCGGCTCAGCTTCGCCGTGCGCGGCGGCCGAGTTGCCATCTCGTGGGTCCCCCTTCGCCGCGGCCGACCCGACGCTACGAGGGTCGACGAGAGACTCTAGTTCACCCGCTCCTGGCTGAGCTGCGCGAGTTGGCCGACGATCGTGCACAGATCGGGCAGCGTCTCGGAGTTCATCGTCTGGATCGACCACGTGATGACATCGCCACCCTTGGCCACGTAGATGCTGCACGCCGAGTCGTCGAAGGCCTTGAAACCCTTGTTCCCGTCGATCGAGAGCTCGGTCAGCGTGCGGCCGGCCTGCTGCTCGAGTTCGCGTTCGGTGTCCATGTCGCTGCCGCGGTACCACCACGTCGAGATGCCCATGCCGGCGCCCACGTTGCCGACCATCGTGTTCTCCTGCCAGAAGCACCCGGCATCGCTGACCACGGCGGGGGTGAACAGGTTCGACCCCGCAGCCTTGGCCACGTCGGCGTCGGAAATGCCATTGCAGTCCACGCTGCGGAACCCGCCACCGGCCGAGCCGGAGCCGGCGTCGGCGGACGGCTCGGCCGGGCGCTCCGGGCCGGAACAGCCGGCCAGGGTCAGCGCCAGGCACAACCCGGCGAACATGCGGACGGCCGTCATCTCACATGTCCGAGCGCAGGGTCGCCGTGAGGAGCTTCTGCGCGTCGACGCACGGGTCGCCCGTCTTCTGTCCGCGGTACTGCACCCACCAGCTGAGCACTCCGGTGCCCGCGGCAGCGGTGGCCGAGCACGCGACGCCGGTGACGTCGCGGCGCGCGGAGAACGCCTGATGCCGCTCCACGACGGTGTCCTTGACGACGGCGCCGCGCCGCGCCGCCAGGTCGTGTTCGCGCGCGAGGTTGCCGGTGTCGAACCACGAGAACGTCACGTCGATGGTGCCGGCGCCGGGCCGGGACAGGATGTACTGGCACACCGCACCGCTGTAGGGCCGGACCACCTCGGCCGCGCCGAGCGTCGCCTGCACGGTGCTGTCGTCGAGCAGCCCGCAGCGGTCGTCGACGTAGCCGTAGGTGCGGTCCGGGTCGGGGACGGTCCCGTCCTCCCGCTGCGCCATGCCTTCGACGGTCTGCGCGCAGCCCCCAGCGGTCGCGGCCCCCAGGACAGCAACGATGAGGACTTCGAGGACACGTCGGCGCATCGCAGCTCACGGTACCCAGCACAACTCGCTGTGGCGACTCGTCCGACGTCGTAGGCTGCCGGTGTGACCACAACGGGACGAGTGCTGGCCGCGTGCGTGCTGACGATGTCCGCGGTGCTGGCGGTGAGCCCGTCGGCTCAGGCCAAGAACGGTGACACCCACATCACCGGCCAGGGCGTCTCCCGCACCATCGACTGCAACAACGCGACGCTGATCGTGGTCGGGACCGGCAATCAGATCACCGCGCTCGGAACCTGCTGGGCGGTGACCGTGCAGGGCTCCTCGAACGTCATCGTGGCCGACAACGTCATCAACGACGTCACGGTGTACGGCTACGACCAGACGGTGTTCTACAAGAACGGCGCGCCCATCGTCTGGGACCGCGGCCGTGAACTCGGGATGACAAACCGCATCGATCGGGTACCCGCCTAGCGTGTATCGCCTTCGACTACTGGGCGGTGTCGCTGTCGCGGCGCTGTCAGCAGCTACGTTCGGACTCTCCGCGTGCGGGTCCACCAGTTCCGACACCGACAGGCCGACGGCCACGGCCGGCTCCTCCGGAGCGCAGGTCGAGATCGGCAACACGATCAACTACGGATCGTTCGGCACGACGGCCGACATCGACTGCGCCGACGGCAAATCCCTGAACGTGGGCGGCTCGAACAACACGCTGACCGTGACGGGCACCTGCGCGAACGTCAACATCGGCGGGGCCGACAACAAGATCACCTTCGACCGCGTCGACGCCGAACTGTCGGTGGTGGGGCTGAACAACACCGTCACCTACCGTGACGGCGACCCGAAGGTCAACGACACCGGCAACAACAACACCATCAGCAAGGGGTAGGTCGCTGCCCGACTTCGCGGCGGCGTTTCACGCGATCGCGGGTCGTTTCCGACACAGGAAGATCAAGTCGACGGCCTTCGACGAGAACAACGGACACGCGCCGTTCAACGCCTCCGGTGTGGTACCGGTCGGTCCTGGCCGGTTCGTGTTCATCGACAACAACGACCCGACAGCCGTCTTCGAGTTGGCGCTCGACACCCATGACGAAGAGGCAGAACGGATTTCGCGGCGCCCCCTTGCCGGCATCCCCGAGGGCCAGTTGCGCGATCCCGAAGGGCTGACGCGCATCGACAGCGACGGCGAGATCTTCCTCATCATCACCTCCTCGCTCTGTGTGTCCGAGGCAGGGCACCGAGTCAGTGACGGACTGGTCCGGGTCCGCTACACCCACCACGGTGACCTTCCCGCGGAAGGCATGCACGGATTCCGCGATTGGCTGCTGCGCCTCATGCCTTCGCTGGCCGCGGCAGGCCGGCGCACCCCCGACGACGGCGGGTTGAACATCGAAGGCCTCGCCTGGGATCCGCGCACCCGCACACTGCTGTTCGGCGTGCGGGCACCCAACGCACCCGGAGCCGCCACCGTGATCCGGATTCCCGTCGACCCGGTTCGTGGTCCGTGGACGGTGCCGTCGCTCGGCGCGCCGTCGGCAGTGCAGATCCGTCTCCCCCGGTCCACCGCGGCGCAAGGTATCCGCGACCTGTCCTACGACGAACAGACCGGAGACTTCCTGGTGCTGCTCGGGCGCTCCATCAGCTCGGGCGACGATCCATTTCAGCTCGGCACATGGAGCGGCGCCGGCGATCAGGTCGAACTACTCGACGTCACCTTCCACCGATCGATGAAGCCCGAGGGCGTCGCCGCGTTCTCCCGCGGCGGCGACCGAAAACTCCTGATCGTAGACGACCGAGGCGGCTACGCGGTCTGTGATCTCCCCGCGGGTGGTCAGTAGAAATAGAGGTTGGAACCGGGCAGCTCCTGATGCACCCTGGCCCTGCCGCCCGGAGTGAGGTCGAGCCCGAACTTCGCCATCTCCGTCGTCCGCGCGCTGACCAGATTGAAATAGCCGGTGTAGGCGAACCGGCCCGGCGGATTCGCCGGATCGGTCACCGGCACGGGGACCGGGGCGATCGTGAACTCTTCGGCGTGCTGGCCGTTGCTCGGCGCGCAGGTGTAGAGATACTTGTGCCCCTGCGGGGTGACCTGCGACGCGCTCGCGTGCAGATTCCGGCTGAAAGCCTTGCTGGCCAACGACTTTCCGGTCCCGAGGTCGTCGAGAGCCCATAGGTCGGCCGGATCGTTGTCGTCCTTGAGCGGTTGGTGGTAGACCTCGAGGTTCGCCGGGGTGGGTGCGCCGGGCGGAATCGACTCGGTGTTGCTCGCATGCAGGCACGCACTCGTGTCGTGCTTGAGGATGTAGACGGGATCGGCCGGGCCCGGCAGACCCGTGGCCATGTATCCGGCCGATTCGGCCAGTCGCAGTTGCTGCCGCACCAAGTCGATTTCCGTGACGACGTCGGGGACGCCGAATCCCGTCAGCAGTGCCTGCATCTCGTTGATCAGGGGCCGAAGGACGGTCTGCTGGTTCTCGCGGCTGAAGACTGTGTCGCGGTAGGCCCGGATCTGGTCGAACAACTGCTTCCGGCGTGCGTCGTCATTGCGCACCAGTTGGGCGATCACGCCGTCACGGCCCAACTTGAACGGCATGCCGGGCTGCAGTGTCTGGTCGATCCCCCAGGGGATCATCTTGAACCTGATGTCGCCCACATCCGGTGCCGCGACGGCGGTGACGTCGTTGTAGAGGTAGGTGTTGTTGGTGTTGTCGGCGTAGCCGTCCCAGTGCTTGAGGAAGAACTCCATCGCGAAGATCTTGAGGAACTGACCCATGTCGAACACCTGGTCGACACCCGCGAGGCCGTTCGCCTTGATGTGAGCGCACGCGAATGTGAGATCGGCTTTGTCCTCGAATTTGGACAGCGCCTCCACGCCGATGAAGTCGAGTCTCTCCTCGACGAGATCGTCGTGGTGCTCGAGCTCGTACAGGTTGCCCTTCATGTTGCCGTTGAAGTTGCGCTCGATGTAGCGCTTCATCACCGGCTCGGCGTTGACGTAGACACCCGGGGCGTTGACGCCGCCGGCGCCCTGACCGATCGGCGTTCCGTTGACGAACACGCGGGCGTAGTTGCAGCGTGAATGGGGCAGCCCCGCCATGCCCAGCAATCGGTAGCCGAGCGTTTGTTTGATGTAGGACCTGTCCTGGATGGAGTTGTTGAGTGTGACGTAGCGCGACCCGATCAGGGCCTCGATGCCGGCCACGTTGGCGTCGCCCAGTCTGCCGAAGTCGACATGCAGGCAGGGCTTGTCGCTGTCGATCGAGCCGCAGAACGACTTCTTCTTGACCCCCACGTCGGTGAACGTGGTCGCAGCCGGGAATCTCGTGCCGGATATCTCGACCGAGGCGGCCTTGCGCCAGGTGTACCTGGCGCCGTCGGTGAATTCGAAGTTGCAGCGACCTCCCTTGGGCTCCTCGTTTCGCAACGCATCCCACTCCGCCGCAGCCATCGTGATCTTGATCGTGATCACATTGTCGATCGCGTAGAACGAATCGAGCGCTTGTTGCTGCAGAGCAGTCATGGTCACGTCTCCCGGTGCGTCGCGGCGTTCCCTCAGGGTGCGACGGGGCATTCCGCTGCGCGTGAGTAGGACGCTACTCGCTTTCCGCAGCCATCGGGCCCGGACCGGGCAGGTATGGCGTCGTCGTCGCCGCGCTTGCCCCGTGGCGCCCCGCGCCGCCGGCGAAACGTGCTGCGCCCTCCAGGGATTCGGCAGCCACCCGGGACATGCTGCCAAACTCGACGTCCATGGCGTCGGCTTCCGACATCCCCCACTGGGTCAGCGCCGACATCCGGTCGTTGCGCAGACACAGCTGCGGGAGCCGGGCCAACTCCGCGGCGAGTTCCTGGGCGCGGGCGCGCGCCTCCCCCGTCGGGACGACCCGGTTGGCGAGCCCGATGGCCAACGCCTCCTCGGCGGCGACGGCCCGTCCGGTCAGGATCAGGTCCATCGCCCGGCTGTGTCCGATCAGCCGCGGCAGCCGTACGGTGCCGCCGTCGATCAACGGCACGCCCCACCGCCGGCAGAAGACTCCCATGACGGCGTCCTCCTCGATCACCCGCAGGTCGCACCACAGCGCCAGCTCGAGGCCGCCTGCCACCGCGTAGCCGCTCACCGCGGCGATGACGGGTTTGGACAGCGCCATCCTGCTCGGCCCCATCGGACCCGGACCGCTGCGGTGCACAGCATTCGACTCCGGGGTGCCGAAGGCCTTGAGGTCCGCGCCCGCGCAGAAGGTTCCGTTGTCACCCCACAGCACGGCCACCGACGCGGAGTCGTCCTTGTCGAACGCGTCGAACGCCGCGTACAGCTCGGCGGCGGCCGGGCCGTTGACCGCGTTGCGGGCCTGCGGCCGATCCATGATCACCGTGGTGACCGGACCGTTCTTCTCGACCCGCACTCCTGCGCTTGAAGTCATCGCGCCTCCATCATCTCGTCGTCGCGCCGCGCGGCCAGTTCCGCGGCGAAGTCGTGATATGCCGCGCGCAGCGCGGCGCCCGGCCAGCCCGCCGGCAGCAGCTCCTCCGGGAGTACCGGGTCGGTGCGCAGGTGCCGCACGATGCCCGCGGCGGCGACGAACCGGCCGGGAACATCTGCGGCAGCGGTGATCTCGGCGAGAAGATCGTCACCGGCCGCGCTCCAGCTCGGCAGATCCCACAGCGCACCGGCCAGTCCCGCCGGATCGTCGTCGTGCACCCGCATCACCCGGGTGTGTCCGGCCACCTCGCCGGGCAGTTCGACGTCGAGGTTGGCCGGACGCAGCCACACCCCCTCGCGCAGCTCGCCGAACCTACTGTCCTGCAACGTACTTCGCATTGACGCGCGAGTGCGCGCGTCGTTGCCGACGCTGGTGACCACGACCGCGGTCCACGACCCGTCCCAGTGCCGGGTGCGCGGATCGAGGGCGGCGTCCTGCCTGCGCTGCCGCGCCAGCAGCCGGTCGGAGAGACGGTAGCCGTCGTCGGAGCGGACGAGGTCGCCGGAGCTGACCATCCGGGTCAGCGCCACCCGCACCGTCGGCTCTTTGAGATCGAAATCCGCGGTGAGTCTGAGCAGTTCGCCAGCGGTTGCCCACGCCGGGTGGGCGCCGAGCAGCACGCTCAGCACCACCGAGCGCGCCGTCATCCGCCTCACCGGCTGCGGCACCTACACCCCCGAGGTGGCGCGGCCGTGGTCACCGAACGGCTCGTCGCGGCGGCGCACCGCCTCCCGGAAGCCGTGCTCGCGCGCCTCGGCGACGAACGCGTGCCCCTCGGGCGTGTGCCGTGCCACGCCGTCGAACACCGTGGAGATCATCGCGCTGTTGGCCACCCCCTGGTTGTAGAGCGCGCTGTTCAGGGCGAGCTTGACCATGATCAGTTGGTTCACCGGCACCGCCGCGATCCGCTCCACGAGGCGCTCGGTGCGCTCGTCGAGATCCTCGGGCGCCGGCGCCTCGACCGCCAGCCCCCACTCGGCGGCCTGCGCACCGGTGATGCAGTCACCGGTCAGCAGAAGGCGTTTCGCACGCTGATCGCCGATCCGGTGCGCCCACAGACCCGCCGCAGGCACACCCCACACCCGGGTGGGCGGGTAACCGAACTTCGCATCCGATGCGGCGATGACCTGATCGGCGTGCAGCGCGATGTCGGTGCCACCGGCCACGCAGTACCCGTGGATCTTGACCACCGTCGGCTTGTCGGCGCGCATCAGGCTGGAGAACCCGCGGACGAACCGGCTCATCATCTGGTAGTCGATCATCGGGTCCCACGGCTGATCGGGCAGGTGGTTGATCGCCTGAGTCTTTCCCGACAGCACGGTGTCGCGGTAGGGGCTTCCGCCGCCCGCCGACGACGAGCCCTCGGCATAGGCCGACAGGTCGAAGCCCGCGCAGAATCCGGCGCCGCGGCCCGACACGAGGATCACGTGCACGTTGGGGTCGAGGTCGGCGCGCTCGACGAGCGCCGACAACTCCAGCGGGGTGTCGGCGACGATCGCGTTGCCCTTCTCGGGGCGGTTGAAGGTGATCCGCGCGACCCGGTCCGTGACCTCATAGGTCATCGTCTTCAGATCGTCGAAGTCGACGGGCCTGATCGCGTGCGTCATGCGCTCACCTTTCCTTCCGCGAGCAGACACAAAGTCGCACGCAGTTGCGAGAATTCGTGCGAGTTCGCGTCTGCTCGGCGGGAGAGGTGGGCGCGGGTCATGCCTTGACCATCGCGCGCTCGAGGATCGGCGCGAGATCCAGGCCGGTGGGCAGCGTGCCGAACGCCCCGCCCCACTGGCCACCCATCCGGGTCGCCAGGAACGCCTCGGCGACCGCGGGATGGCCGTGCCTGACCAGCAAGGAACCCTGCAGCGCGAGCGCGATGTCCTCGGCCACCTGGCGGGCACGGTACTGGATCGACTCGAGATCGCCGAGCTGCGGCCGCAGCGCGCCGACGTGCGCGTCGAGCCGCGCGTCATGACCGGTGGTGATGGCGAGCTCATCGAACAGGACGTCGATGCACTCCGGCCGAGTCATCATGGCGCGCAACGCATCCAGCGCGCTGACGTTACCGGAGCCCTCCCAGATGCCCATCAGCGGCGCCTCCCGGTACAGCCTTGGCATG
This window contains:
- a CDS encoding DUF3060 domain-containing protein; amino-acid sequence: MSAVLAVSPSAQAKNGDTHITGQGVSRTIDCNNATLIVVGTGNQITALGTCWAVTVQGSSNVIVADNVINDVTVYGYDQTVFYKNGAPIVWDRGRELGMTNRIDRVPA
- a CDS encoding DUF3558 domain-containing protein, whose product is MTAVRMFAGLCLALTLAGCSGPERPAEPSADAGSGSAGGGFRSVDCNGISDADVAKAAGSNLFTPAVVSDAGCFWQENTMVGNVGAGMGISTWWYRGSDMDTERELEQQAGRTLTELSIDGNKGFKAFDDSACSIYVAKGGDVITWSIQTMNSETLPDLCTIVGQLAQLSQERVN
- a CDS encoding DUF3060 domain-containing protein, with the translated sequence MGGVAVAALSAATFGLSACGSTSSDTDRPTATAGSSGAQVEIGNTINYGSFGTTADIDCADGKSLNVGGSNNTLTVTGTCANVNIGGADNKITFDRVDAELSVVGLNNTVTYRDGDPKVNDTGNNNTISKG
- the rpsL gene encoding 30S ribosomal protein S12, producing the protein MPTINQLVRKGRRDKIAKVKTAALKGSPQRRGVCTRVYTTTPKKPNSALRKVARVRLTSAVEVTAYIPGEGHNLQEHSMVLVRGGRVKDLPGVRYKIIRGSLDTQGVKNRKQARSRYGAKKEKS
- a CDS encoding DUF3616 domain-containing protein; this encodes MFIDNNDPTAVFELALDTHDEEAERISRRPLAGIPEGQLRDPEGLTRIDSDGEIFLIITSSLCVSEAGHRVSDGLVRVRYTHHGDLPAEGMHGFRDWLLRLMPSLAAAGRRTPDDGGLNIEGLAWDPRTRTLLFGVRAPNAPGAATVIRIPVDPVRGPWTVPSLGAPSAVQIRLPRSTAAQGIRDLSYDEQTGDFLVLLGRSISSGDDPFQLGTWSGAGDQVELLDVTFHRSMKPEGVAAFSRGGDRKLLIVDDRGGYAVCDLPAGGQ
- the fusA gene encoding elongation factor G, producing MAQDVLTDLTKVRNIGIMAHIDAGKTTTTERILYYTGISYKIGEVHDGAATMDWMEQEQERGITITSAATTCFWNDNQINIIDTPGHVDFTVEVERSLRVLDGAVAVFDGKEGVEPQSEQVWRQADKYDVPRICFVNKMDKIGADFYFSVRTMEERLGANVIPIQLPIGSEGDFSGVVDLVEMKAKVWSAEAKLGEKYDVVDIPADLQEKADEYRTKLLEAVAETDEALLEKYFGGEELTIEEIKGALRKLTISSQAYLVLCGSAFKNKGVQPMLDAVIDYLPSPLDVPPAVGHAPGKEDEEITRKPSTDEPFSALAFKVATHPFFGKLTYVRVYSGTVESGSQVINATKGKKERLGKLFQMHSNKENPVERAAAGHIYAVIGLKDTTTGDTLSDPNQQVVLESMTFPDPVIEVAIEPKTKSDQEKLGTAIQKLAEEDPTFKVHLDQETGQTVIGGMGELHLDILVDRMKREFKVEANVGKPQVAYKETIKRAVDKVEFTHKKQTGGSGQFAKVLIALEPFVGEDGATYEFENKVTGGRIPREYIPSVDAGAQDAMQYGVLAGYPLVNVKVTLLDGAFHEVDSSEMAFKVAGSQALKKAAAQAQPVILEPVMAVEVTTPEDYMGEVIGDLNSRRGQIQAMEERSGARVVKAHVPLSEMFGYVGDLRSKTQGRANYSMVFDSYAEVPANVSKEIIAKATGQ
- a CDS encoding crotonase/enoyl-CoA hydratase family protein, translating into MTSSAGVRVEKNGPVTTVIMDRPQARNAVNGPAAAELYAAFDAFDKDDSASVAVLWGDNGTFCAGADLKAFGTPESNAVHRSGPGPMGPSRMALSKPVIAAVSGYAVAGGLELALWCDLRVIEEDAVMGVFCRRWGVPLIDGGTVRLPRLIGHSRAMDLILTGRAVAAEEALAIGLANRVVPTGEARARAQELAAELARLPQLCLRNDRMSALTQWGMSEADAMDVEFGSMSRVAAESLEGAARFAGGAGRHGASAATTTPYLPGPGPMAAESE
- a CDS encoding DUF3558 domain-containing protein — its product is MRRRVLEVLIVAVLGAATAGGCAQTVEGMAQREDGTVPDPDRTYGYVDDRCGLLDDSTVQATLGAAEVVRPYSGAVCQYILSRPGAGTIDVTFSWFDTGNLAREHDLAARRGAVVKDTVVERHQAFSARRDVTGVACSATAAAGTGVLSWWVQYRGQKTGDPCVDAQKLLTATLRSDM
- a CDS encoding CotH kinase family protein, with protein sequence MTALQQQALDSFYAIDNVITIKITMAAAEWDALRNEEPKGGRCNFEFTDGARYTWRKAASVEISGTRFPAATTFTDVGVKKKSFCGSIDSDKPCLHVDFGRLGDANVAGIEALIGSRYVTLNNSIQDRSYIKQTLGYRLLGMAGLPHSRCNYARVFVNGTPIGQGAGGVNAPGVYVNAEPVMKRYIERNFNGNMKGNLYELEHHDDLVEERLDFIGVEALSKFEDKADLTFACAHIKANGLAGVDQVFDMGQFLKIFAMEFFLKHWDGYADNTNNTYLYNDVTAVAAPDVGDIRFKMIPWGIDQTLQPGMPFKLGRDGVIAQLVRNDDARRKQLFDQIRAYRDTVFSRENQQTVLRPLINEMQALLTGFGVPDVVTEIDLVRQQLRLAESAGYMATGLPGPADPVYILKHDTSACLHASNTESIPPGAPTPANLEVYHQPLKDDNDPADLWALDDLGTGKSLASKAFSRNLHASASQVTPQGHKYLYTCAPSNGQHAEEFTIAPVPVPVTDPANPPGRFAYTGYFNLVSARTTEMAKFGLDLTPGGRARVHQELPGSNLYFY
- the rpsG gene encoding 30S ribosomal protein S7, which produces MPRKGPAPKRPLVNDPVYGSQLVTQLVNKVLLDGKKSLAERIVYGALEQARDKTGTDPVVTLKRAMDNVKPSLEVRSRRVGGATYQVPVEVRPDRSVTLALRWLVSFSKQRREKTMVERLANEILDASNGLGAAVKRREDTHKMAEANRAFAHYRW
- a CDS encoding TetR/AcrR family transcriptional regulator; protein product: MATRPPRTAKLSRGAIVNAALTFLDREGWDALTINALANQLGTKGPSLYNHVHSLDDLRRSVRMRVVGDIIDMLNTVGQGRTPDDAVMVMAGAYRSYAHHHPGRYSAFTRMPLGGDDPEFTEATHAAAAPVIAVLSAYGLDAESAFYAALEFWSAMHGFVLLEMTGVMSGLDADAVFSDMVMRLAAGMRHR